The genomic region ATCACCATAAAATCTGAGGATCATCAACTTTTTGATAATCATTATGAATTAATTCAATTCATTTTCAAATTGTTAACAGAAAGTAGGATTTTGCAGTAAGGAAACATTAAAGTGCCATCTTGAGGCTCTTTTAGTAGATTCTGAAATGTGTATCTGGCAGTAATACGCAAGATGATCAGATAGGCTCATATGTCGAGAAAATAGAGGAGTAGATAATAGCACAAAATCAATTTGGGAAAATTCTTTATGCCTTTTTGAATAGAAAGTGTACTCTTACAGTTATGAGCTTGCCAGGCATCAATAAGTTTGTAATCAGAGAGCATACTGTATGTTGGAGTGCCTTGGTTGCCTGTGGATTGTAGATGGTCTTATTAAAATTGTCCCGCATGTGAAGAATGGCATTCATGTCTGTCCCAATAACCActtggaattcagttcattctAACAATGTGCTGTTAAGAAAAATGTAAAAACTTTGGATCATATGAATTTGGAGCATACACATAAACTTTCTTTCCATTATGGATACATTTAAGGAAAGTGGTCTTCTCCTTTACCAAAGATGGGGATTTTGAGTTTGTTATGTATCATTATGATTACACCTTAGGTTTAGCTCTCTTTGATCCAGATGCAGTTTCATCTAATGACACATTGACCACATTGCCTCTCACTCTTAGTTCCATGTCTCAGTAGCTTCCAGTTAGAATGTACTCAAGATGCTGCACCCAACATATTACACCATATTACACTTATAGGATTAAGGTCATATTTCAAGAAACAGAAACAGACTAAACAACTAAATTAATTTGGCTTGAGTTTCTGAGGTAGATAGCATTGCTTGAGGATTGCTTCTGGGTTAGCTTGTATAGCAGTGATCCCAGTACTAAGTATTGTAGGATTTAGAGTGAGCAGCAACAGAGTGTATTGGAGCTTCGCCACTTTAGGATGATGAAACAGCCAGGCAGCAAACTGTGGGAACTGACACAGTTTGCCTACTCAGCCTTACTGGCCTAGTCTACAACACATCTCTGCCACCACCCACTATGACCTCTGCAAACAAAGCCAATCACAAAAAAATTATCCTACAACTGCACATTTGCCTGTTTGCACTCTCTGCCACGTTGCACCCTCCTACAGACTGGCTCTTTACGCATATATGCCTGTTTGCACTCTCTGCCACGTTGCACCCTGCCACGGACTGGCTCTTTACGCATATATGCCTGTTTGCACTCTCTGCCACGTTGCACCCTGCCACGGACTGGCTCTTTACGTATATATGCCTGTTTGCACTCTCTGCCACGTTGCACCCTGCCACGGACTGGCTCTTTACGTATATATGCCTGTTTGCACTCTCTGCCACGTTGCACCCTGCCACGGACTGGCTCTTTACGTATATATGCCTGTTTGCACTCTCTGCCACGTTGCACCCTGCCACGGACTGGCTCTTTACGCATATATGCCTGTTTGCACTCTCTGCCATGTTGCACCCTGCCACGGACTGGCTCTTTACGCATATATGCCTGTTTGCACTCTCTGCCATGTTGCACCCTGCCACGGACTGGCTCTTTACGCATATATGCCTGTTTGCACTGTTTTTAGTGTTTACACTGTAGTCTGTATAATTTTAGTTTACAgcgtttatagtgtacatactgtatgttgactgTGTAAATTCTTGTCTATATACTCTGTCTGTACATATTGTGTATCGTCTGTAATTATATAATAATTATTTCAcataataattcattaattatttCACCAGGTCATACAGTATTTCTGGTACATGTGAATGTACTTTATGGCAACTGAACCTGCGTTATGGTAACCGTATTGAGTGCGTGATAGGTCCTGCCGTTGGGTAAACGTGTGGAGCTGGCTGAACCAGTCCACTGGGACAAACTGAAACAGGAGGTACTGTTACTGAGAGGACTGTGAAAGCTTCAGAGTCAGTGTCAACAGTAAATAATGGAACAAATGATTTAATTCCTTAGAGATAAACAAAGCGGTGACAGCGATGGTGGATATTACATAATAAAACAAACTAGATCAACCATGACTGTTGATTAATTAGGAATGTTTACAGTGACATCATCCTGTAGTTCTGTTCTTAGACAGAACAACAACCCCTCACTCTCACCACCACCCcatcctctcgtcctctctcacCCGTTCAACTCCCACTCCATTCCACCCcatcctctcgtcctctctcacctgttccaCTCCCACTCCATTCCACCCCATCCACTCatcctctctcaccccttcaactcccccatcctctcatcctctctctcaacccttcAACTCTCCCTCCATTTTACCCGATTCTTCTGTCTTGCCTTTCCATTCGACACACCCACCAATGCTCCTGAGCTTCGtcatggagagaagggagggggctAAGAGAAAGTATAGCAGGAGGGTAGGTTTCTTTTGTTTTTCACAGTTCtcgagggggggggtgagagaagaggagggagagtggggtgagagaggggggtgtgAGCCATGATTTAAAGGGAGCATGGAATTCCCCCTCTGAGTTAGCGCTCACCTGGCCCCTCCCACATGCCTTTCTAGAGTATAAAGCCTTTCACAGGTATATCCAGCAGCAGGTGTATCTATGGAactagagcgagagagataaagggagagaaacAAGGTAAAGAAGGAGATAAACCGTGGAGTATATTGACAAAATCTTGGAGTGAATCACAAACACTGGACTCTAAAACAAACAGTGGATTACTATTGATCTAACACCTTCTCATTGCTGCCTGTCGGTTGCCTCAGAATCAGGTACGTGCGGAAGTGTAGGTGCTCTTTGGGGAGTAACGGGGTGGTTGCTTGGGTCTGAGGTTACATGGACCTTTGCAGCATGTTTTGAAGAAACCTCCAATTGATTGATCCAATTTATGTTGACATATCTGTAAAATATTGGGGAAAGTCAGTTTATATTCATCCACAGCAGATTAAAGAAAACAAAAACTGGTGTGTATTCACACACAGCCAAAGATTTTGCATTCATGACCCACTTCAAACAGTGAATACAATAAGGAATGGGTGAAAAGGTTTACTGTCACATCAATTTCCAAATGTTTAATGTTGCATCCTTCTCCATGCATCAAATGGCTCACTCAATTGTCTCCTGGTTACAGCAACTATACTACCGACTATCttaatataattattatatttgTTAATTAATCAATATCCATAATCAGCATCCTAACTGTACATAAATGAGTTTCTCTCCTGGTTGCAGAGAGCCCATGTCGTCTGCCAGTGAGCTGTGTAGGATCTTGACCAACGCCAACATGACCATGTACCAGACTGGAAGCTCTGAACCCCTGCAGCCTCAGCCGCTGCAGCCCAGTCTCACCACCGTGTCTCTGCCCGCCACAGGAGACCTGCTGCAGCTCTCAGACCTCTCCACATGCAGCTCGAGCATACTGGGTGAGAACACAGTCTTATGTCTACTTATTTTGTACTTTATTCAATGTATTATTGTACAACAAAAAGTCTCAATATACTGAAAAATGATGCATTGCACCAGATTTAGCTAACTACAAATGTTCATCTGCAGTCACCTGGGTGCTGTAGGTATCTTATACCAATGCCTCTTTATAATCACTTAGCAGGTGATGACATTATGATATCTatagaggggggaaaaaatacaCCTAAACTGATTGACAGAAAAGGAGGATGTGTAATTTTCTCTGTTTGTTATCAGCATGTGGGACAATTTAGTCCTTGATATGTACTTTTGTGTTGATCACCTGGGAAACCACAGTGTGGATGTGTGTCATCTTTTCTGTGGGGATCTTTATTCAGTTTTAGCGGTTCTTTGGTTTTGGTCACCTTGTTGGCTGGTGAAGTCTGTGGATATTTCCCATTGTCTCACCCTGGAAGAGACATGCCTGTTGACTGAGCCTGTCGGCAGACACTCAGTCAAAGACCATAGTAAAACACATGTCCTTTAGCcaaactcccagacagacaggggaTTGGCTGAACCTTGCAATGACCTAATTTAGAAGGCTGTTAAATCATTAACTGGGACAATGTTTTATCTTAAATTGAGGAATGTTTTTCATCTTTCAGATGCCTCAAGCTTTATTTGACTTGCCCTGGCCTAGCCAGTGATAGGTTGTGATTAGAACTGTTTAGGTAGTTGAGGTAGTGTTTAACGACACAGGGCAGACAGAAACTAGAGACAGGCGTTCTGACTCCCTTAAACCACAAACTTAGGTTTCACAGATCAGGAGCTGGGTTCTTGTGTGGGTTGGCACATCATTGAAAGGCTTCAGTTAGTCAGTATCTTGTGATTTAACTGGGTGGTTAGACTGACAAGGTTTCTTATGGCTCATTGACAGATTGTTCAATCTCAAAAGAGGGATGGTGATTTTACAAGAACAGCATcatgcctcacacacacacacacacacacacacacacacacacacacacacacacacacacacacacacacacactacacaaatcTAACACCCATTCCTCCTCTGTATCCTCCTCTAGTTCAATGGTATGACCAGAACCCTCAGTACTGGAGCAAGCAGAATGTGTTGGAGTGGATCAGCTTCTATGTGGAGGGCAATAAGTTTGATGCCAGCACACTGAGCCTATCCTGCTGCTTCATGGACGGATCCACGCTCTGCCAACTGACCAGAGATCAGTTGTTAAACATGTTTGGAATGTCCCTCGGGGCTCAGCTCTACCAAAGCCTGATGGAACTCAAGGCCAAATATGGTAAGGATCTGACAGAAGTGAATTGAATAAACATTATTGATGATCCTTAAAACGGCAGCAGACGCATGCATTTGGTAATGATTCAgtcatttaatttatttttgtgGTCCAGATCTAAATGAGACCTGTAAGCTCCTGGACAACTTCCTGCATGAGTTTCTAGACTTTCCTCTGCTCAGCACAGTAGAAGTAAATGAAGGTAAACACATCCTCTTGTCTATTCTTCATACTTCCTATCTCAGACTGACAAACCGAAGCCTTGAGTGTCAAATGGACACATTTGCTTACGTTGTGATGTTACTGTTACAGTTGTGAAAGAGACAAGCTACAACGATTTCTCACACGTCTTCAAGAACTTCAACTTCGATAACATGAAGCCGCTCAGCGACCACGGATACGAGTCCGACAGCATGCACAGCTCCTCATCAGGTGAGAGGTGTCCCCCTTTCCTCTTCTTCTCGTTTGTCATCTTTCcacctcatctcctctcatctcctctcatctcatctcctctcatctctgttCCCCCAATTCTTCTCACATCACTGAATCAGTATGTGATTGGTCTGGCCTGTATCACTGAGCCCAAGGCCTAGTTCATCGATGAAGGCAGGATGAAGGACCGGCCATATTGAAAGTgtattccctcctctctccctgcccccagGTGGAATGCTCAGCTTCCAGAACCCCAGCTCTCCAGAATCCAGGAGCAGTGAGTCCGACCCAGAGTTCTCCTACCCTCAGATAGCCAGTGAGTACAACTTTTCCTAAGTGGACTTAACAATCTTGAACTTCCGGTGGTGGTTGAGTATGATGGGTGAGCCTTTAAAGTGCATGTCTCTTTGAAAGCCAGTCTGTTATTCTAAACTCCTGAACCATTGTGTTTGACAGAAATGCACataaagacagagaggggagagatactgaagagaggcagaggaagacCTCCCAAACACAGCCACGATCCCAGACACTACCAGACCTCCAAGAAGAGCAAACATGGTGAGTGGTTCCTATCATtctaacacacgcacgcacgcatgcacacacacacacacacacacacacacacacacacacacacacacatcaatgtcAACAACTGTTTTCAATGGTGCTCTGTAGTAGAAGCATGGTTTTATCAGTCATGTGATAGCATACATTTTGCATCGGGTACTGAAAACAGCCACAGTCAAAACATCGCAGGTGTTTTTAGGTCATAGTCTGTTAACCACgtgcacgcacgaacacacacacacacacacacacacacatacacacacatgctgtgCACACTCGCAAATAGAGTATGCACATACACACGCTTGCACACCTACACATACTAACATAAAAATACCTGCTCTACCTCATCCTTGCTTGctttagcacacacacacctgtgctgTTCACACACACCTAActattcctctcccctgtcccccgATAGCGCCCCGTGGGACCCACCTGTGGGAGTTCATTAGGGACATCCTGATCCACCCAGAGCTGAACCAGAACCAGGGACTTATGAAGTGGGAGGACCGCAGTGAGGGCGTCTTCAAGTTCCTCAAGTCTGAGGCTGTGGCCCAGCTGTGGgggcagaagaagaagaacagcAGCATGACATACGAGAAGCTCAGCCGTGCCATGAGGTAGGAAACCATGGAGATATAGCAGTACCGTCATGGCAACTAACCATGGAAACCCTAATCCTAGCAACCATGCTTGGCTTTTGGGTGCTAGCTAACTTAACAGAGTCAACCAGTTGAGGATGGAGTTAGAAGATTGATAGAACAATGATAAAATGTCTGTGAAAAACCATTGTCTTGTCATGAGACTAACCAGTGGCTCTCCTTCCTGCCTCCCTCTTATAGATACTACTATAAGAGAGAGATCCTGGATAGGGTGGACGGTAGACGGCTGGTCTATAAGTTTGGGAAGAACTCCACCGGCTGGAAGGTGGAAGAGACCAGGCTGCATGGCATGTGAGACACAAGAGTGGCGGGGGTGTTAACTGGACAGAGCAGTCCCTTCTGTCCTATTGTACTGTAGATAGGTCAACCCACTCTCTGGTCAACAGCCCTATACCTGAAATAATATAAAGACACTAACTTCTCTTCTTCCAGGGGAGGTGTTGCAGAAAAGCCAGTGTTTTTGGCTCCAGTAGGTTTTATGAACCAGTATTGATATTTTACTGTAACTAGTATGTTTGTATGTTTAACTGTGTATCTGGATTTTGGGTCAGGAATTGTTGTGGATGCCGCTTTGGGCCTACAAGATGGAATGTCTGTTTTCAGTTATATTCTCCATGGGATAGATAATGAGAAAAAGGCATTTATGATTGCATTTATAGAAACACTTTATATTGTGTGGGAGTAACTCACCTTATGTGTCACTATGACAACCACCTGGGTATATGGGCATTATAGTTTTTACTGTGGCAATATCAGCACCGGGCACATATATTGATCTGTTTTTGAAGTGCTTGTTTATTTATATGTTTTATATTTACTGAGGGACAGTAGCACTTAACTATAATTGCATATGTCTAATTGCAAGACGGCTGGTTGCAAAACTTGTGACTTCTAAAATGAGCCATTgtttagaatcaaatcaaataacattttaattgTCACAAGAAGTGTAgacttgcagtgaaatgcttacttacaggtccaTTTCCAACAATGTAGAGTTAAAGATAAAGATTATAGTGTTTTAAAATATTAAAAAAGAGAAGAGCCTCATGTTGTGTTTTAACCTTGGTATTAAAGGGCTTGTGTTTAATGATAAATCTGATATGGAGGGAGGAGATAACTGGAGgacaaaaaagagagagagaagagagagagaggagtaactaAATGAAGGGATACTCATTATAAACTATTGGTGACATGAAGTGTATTTCGCTCTTTCAGCGTGAATGTTGTCTATAAAGTATATGTCCTTTATAGCCATATAAATATTCATGTACCTCACCAGACCAAACCGACATCAAAACAGTTTGTATTAATAATCAGTTTCAAACAAATCAATGACTGTTCTATATAATTGTTTATTATGTTATTCAGCTGATCTTTACTTCTTCTGGATCACTCAATATCATGTGTATGAGAATTACATCTCAGATTGTATCGTTTCTGATATATTTACACCCATGTATGTACAGGatattgttttattttgtgttagatttgtttattttttatttttacggaAATAAACTATGTTTGAAATAAtgtaaatgtctgtgtgtgtttagtagAAATCGATTATGTTTTTGTGTCTGAAAACAAAAgccatatagtgcactaattgAGCTCAAATGTCCTTTGAATTAACTTTTTTGCAATCCACTCTGTGTAAAAGCATaagctaaatgactcaaatgtgaatggaaatatacactacatgaccaaaagtatgtggacaccttctcTTCGAATAtttaattccaaaatcattggcattaatatggagttgttccccgcttgctgctataacagcctccactcttctcggAAGACTTTCCACAACATGTTTGAATAttactgcagggacttgcttcctttcagccacaagagcattactgaGGTCGAATGCTGAtgctgggcgattaggcctggctctgtgttccaattcatcccaaaggtgttcgatggggttgaggttaggacACTGTGCagcccagtcaagttcttccacacccatCTCAACAAAAAATGTCAGTATGGACCTTGTTTTGTGCACTGGGGTATTGttatgctgaaataggaaagagccttccccaaactgttgccacaaagttagaagcacagaaccGTATCGaatttcattgtatgctgtagtgttaagattttccttcactggaactaaggggcctgaaccatgataaacagccccagactattattcctcctccaccaaactttacagttggcactatgcattgggacaggtagcgttttcctggcatctgccaaacccagatttgtccgtcggactgccagatggtgcagcatcactccagagaacgcgtttccactgctccaaaatccaatggtggtgagctttacaccactccagccaacgtttggcattgtgcatgttgatcttaggcttgtgtccggctgctcggccatggaaaccattttcatgaagctcctgatgcaCAGTTATTGTGCCGTTCTTGCTCCTTGAcatttacacttcacaataacagcacttacagttgaccagagcAGCTCTAGCAAggtagaaatttgacaaactgacttgttggaaaggtggcatcctatgacagtgccacgttgaaagtcactgagctcttcagtaaggtcattttactgccaatgcttgactatggagattgcatggctgtgtgctcaattctaTACAGCTGTCAAcaacggttgtggctgaaatagcagatccactaatttgaatgggtgttcacatatttctgtatatatagtgtagagtcGAGGACACGCAATTTGGATCCAATTTACTCTTCACATCTGAGTGTCGGCTGATGTTTGGGAAACTCAGACTCTTTCAGTCAGTGCCTTCTGTCAGGGTGTAACAAAGACGCAGGGAGTCAGGAGTTTAATAGTGACGAACAATTCAAAACATGCGAATCAACTCTGCCTGATGAGTAATGATACAGATAAAGGGgaagtaatcagggtagtgatgaagtccaggtgtgcctaatgatgcGTGGTTTGTAAACTGGCAGAGTTGAGCGCTGGAGAGGGAGTAGATGTGACACAGGGCCTCGCCTTAATATCTCATCTGGAGTGTGAATCTGTCAGCAGCACTCTTCTCCTGCCAACCACTATCAGACAAAACAATAAATACAGATTGCATTTTCATTTCCAAAGTTATTACGTAACATTGAAACACTATTTTGCACCTGTCTCTCAGTTGCAATTGTCTCTGGTTGACACAGGCGTACACTTATAGTCCTCCTAGGGTCACCATCGTCCTGGTGGCAGTAATTACTGATAGACCACCATCGTCCTGGTGACAGTAATTACTGATAGACCACCGTCATCCTGGTGACAGTAATTACTGATAGACCACCATCGTCCTGGTGACAGTAATTACTGATAGACCACCGTCGTTCTGGTGACAGTAATTACTGATAGACCGTCATCGTCCTGGCGACAGTAATTACTGATAGACCACCGTCGTCCTGGTGACAGTAATTACTGATAGACCACCATCGTCCTGGTGACAGTAATTACTGATAGACCACCATCGTCCTGGTGACAGTAATTACTGATAGACCACCATCGTCCTGGTGACAGTAATTACTGATAGACCACCATCGTCCTGGTGACAGTAATTACTGATAGACCACCATCGTCCTGGTGACAGTAATTACTGATAGACCACCATCGTCCTGGTGACAGTAATTACTGATAGACCACCATCGTCCTGGTGACAGTAATTACTGATAGACCACCGTTGTCCTGGTGACAGTAATTACTGATAGACCACCATCGTCCTGGTGACAGTAATTACTGATAGACCACCATCGTCCTGGTGACAGTAATTACTGATAGACCACCATCGTCCTGGTGACAGTAATTACTGATAGACCACCATCGTCCTGGTGACAGTAATTACTGATAGACCACCATCGTCCTGGTGACAGTAATTACTGATAGACCACCATCGTCCTGGTGACAGTAATTACTGATAGATATTGTCTGTTTTCTTTTTTACATCAACCCTTCTGGTTTGCAACAACACAACAGTGAACTTGGCTCTTCATTATGATCCATCAGTACATTTACAGActcaatttaaatgtattttctgaGAGGACATTGAGGAATGTGACAGCTGGGGCAATTCTCAGACAACGGACCATAACTGCTGGTTACACACGCATGCATGTCTGTACACACATCATTCTGGATGGAATGGCGACTACTCAACTGGCGAATGTGTTGGTTTAAACTCTCTTTTATGCTAAATTGAACTTGCAActgatgttgtcatgttgtaaAAAAACACCACACAACCTTGACAGGGTTTCtgtctgtgagagtgtgtgtcaCGCATGTTTAAGGGCACACGATCCGTGTGGAGTGGATGTGGTGTGATGCATGTGGACAGTGGTGGGGCCTGTTTGAGTTGTTGTAATGTTTCAAAGGCCAGACACCAGACTATAGATGTGTGTTACTTTTCACAAAGGCTCCATTGTTGCCGAGCGACAGTTGAGATTAAGTTGGGGGTTAACTGCTGCCTCGTGATTTACACCTCAGTCGGATCCTCACTCCCTCACCTgaaatattcacacacacacacactcaagaaaGACATAACTACACTATGGCAGGAGATTTCTGGGCATTCCATTTGTGTTACGTACCGGCCGGTagattttcactccaaccctagtctagcgcacctgattctaataattagctggttgataagctgattTAGGTTTGTTCCTGTCCAAATCAAGGTCATGCCATCTTCAGGCCTGACTTACTGAACAATCGCATCTATTACCATCTAGAAACAACGAAACATCCAACATTAACTTCATTCATTTGTGGTCCATTGTTTCATTAAGGTCACAGTTGACCTGGTTGTggttgatgtgatgtgatgtggttCTCCCCATGTAGAAAACAATACTAAAATGCCTTTCAAATTTAACAAATAAGGATTTAAAAGATCTCACTAATTCCCTCATCGCTAATGTCAAGGATAATTTCATTCATCAACAGCAGCTTGTGTACTTAAACAGTccagacacacacaagcacacattccCACACCTTAGTGTGGTGACAAAGGGTATCTGAACCTCCCTGCTAGATAAACATACCTGTCCAACAGGTGTATTTGGCTGCCTGTCAAAATGTGACTCCAGCACGTAGCTTACTGGAACCCTACAGTCTGCTGCCAGGAAAATcatggagagagggtgggggcgcagctttcatatatatatatatatgtgtgtgtgtgtgtgtgtgtgtgtgtgtgtgtgtgtgtgtgtgtgtgtgtgtgtgtgtgtgtgtgtgtgtgtgtgtgtgtgtgtgtgtgtgtgtgtgtgtgtgtgtgtgtgtgtgttgctacaGACTCAGCGAGATTGTTGTTCtgattaatataatagttgtagttgttgttaatggtaatcccatgtccactattattgctgttggtcccaccatttgtttattgtttgaatatatatagatagatattttttttttttctacatGTATACTTTGACCatgtaagtaataatgaacttgccatgtcaataaaatcagttgaattgaattgagcgagagagagagagagagagagagagagagagagggagattattGGTTGGTGAAGGGGTCAGTCAACTATGGCCTTTTAAAAGTCACTCATTAAACAAATCTCAGTAACTTTAATTTTCTCCAAAAGACTTagacacagacagtacacacacacatgggccaCTGATTAACCAGTTCAAGATAAGTTCAAGATAACATTCTTCCAGTGAAGCGAGAAAATGTGTGAAAATTAAGTTTGTTTTTTGTTTGCTTTTTGTTTCACACTGTAACATATTTCTGCCTCTGCAACATAACATGAATAAACATTGTTGCATTCATTCATTTGCACAATACACTGTTCATGTAA from Oncorhynchus kisutch isolate 150728-3 linkage group LG5, Okis_V2, whole genome shotgun sequence harbors:
- the LOC109891302 gene encoding ETS-related transcription factor Elf-3-like — protein: MSSASELCRILTNANMTMYQTGSSEPLQPQPLQPSLTTVSLPATGDLLQLSDLSTCSSSILVQWYDQNPQYWSKQNVLEWISFYVEGNKFDASTLSLSCCFMDGSTLCQLTRDQLLNMFGMSLGAQLYQSLMELKAKYDLNETCKLLDNFLHEFLDFPLLSTVEVNEVVKETSYNDFSHVFKNFNFDNMKPLSDHGYESDSMHSSSSGGMLSFQNPSSPESRSSESDPEFSYPQIAKMHIKTERGEILKRGRGRPPKHSHDPRHYQTSKKSKHAPRGTHLWEFIRDILIHPELNQNQGLMKWEDRSEGVFKFLKSEAVAQLWGQKKKNSSMTYEKLSRAMRYYYKREILDRVDGRRLVYKFGKNSTGWKVEETRLHGM